One stretch of Verrucomicrobiia bacterium DNA includes these proteins:
- a CDS encoding amino acid permease, with amino-acid sequence MAEGKSQKSGPELARHIGLFSLVVYGVGDMVGAGIYGTIGVAAGMMGNAVWLAFGVSMIAALLTGLCYASLGSRYPRAGGAAYVTERAYGFKFLSYVVGLAVTASGLTSMAAGSNVFATTLGGMFPAIPVKVILVAFLLLIAAVNFIGIKESMTANLVCTAVEIGGLLFVIFVGAKYWGKVNYLEVPQGSTLGMSMLLSGAVLTFYAFVGFEDMLNVGEEVKDPQKTLPKGIIIAVLVATVVYMLVSITAVSVVEAKNLGDSKLGAPLAQIVEKAAPWMPKEVYTFITLFAVANTALLNCVMGSRLLYGMARQGLLPERLGAVHPRFRTPHIATLALTVIVVVLALSANISQLASATSLLLLTCFCLVNGALFILQSRPDEPKGSMEIPRIVPVLGVIVCLCLIFARLTAAGADKKAPLIAGFIIAVIAALYFVLRPKVVGNAVIEEK; translated from the coding sequence ATGGCTGAGGGAAAATCGCAAAAATCCGGACCGGAACTGGCACGTCATATCGGGTTGTTTTCCCTCGTGGTGTATGGTGTGGGGGACATGGTGGGGGCGGGCATCTACGGCACGATCGGCGTGGCGGCGGGCATGATGGGCAACGCGGTGTGGCTGGCTTTCGGTGTCTCCATGATCGCGGCGTTGTTGACGGGCCTATGCTATGCCTCACTTGGTTCACGCTATCCCCGTGCCGGTGGAGCGGCCTATGTCACGGAGCGGGCATATGGTTTCAAATTTCTATCCTACGTGGTCGGGCTGGCGGTGACGGCGTCTGGTCTGACCTCCATGGCGGCTGGCAGCAATGTGTTCGCCACGACCTTGGGCGGCATGTTTCCCGCAATACCCGTGAAGGTGATCCTCGTGGCTTTCCTGCTGTTGATCGCCGCCGTCAATTTCATCGGCATCAAAGAATCGATGACGGCGAATCTCGTATGTACGGCAGTGGAGATCGGTGGGTTGTTATTCGTCATCTTCGTGGGTGCGAAGTATTGGGGCAAGGTGAATTACCTGGAGGTGCCGCAAGGGAGCACATTGGGAATGTCCATGCTGCTATCCGGAGCGGTGTTGACGTTCTATGCCTTTGTGGGATTTGAGGACATGCTGAATGTGGGGGAAGAGGTAAAAGACCCGCAGAAGACACTGCCCAAGGGCATCATTATCGCCGTGCTGGTGGCGACGGTAGTTTATATGTTGGTGAGCATCACCGCCGTATCTGTGGTGGAGGCCAAGAATCTGGGAGATTCCAAGCTGGGAGCACCGCTGGCGCAAATAGTGGAAAAAGCGGCCCCTTGGATGCCCAAGGAAGTTTATACCTTTATCACGCTCTTCGCGGTGGCGAACACGGCATTGCTGAACTGTGTGATGGGGTCACGCTTGCTCTACGGTATGGCACGGCAGGGTCTGTTGCCGGAGCGGTTGGGAGCAGTTCACCCGCGTTTTCGCACACCACACATCGCCACTTTGGCTCTGACTGTGATTGTGGTCGTGCTAGCCCTTTCGGCGAATATTAGCCAGTTGGCCTCGGCCACCAGCCTGTTGTTGTTGACGTGCTTTTGCTTGGTGAACGGGGCGTTGTTTATACTTCAGAGCCGTCCCGATGAACCCAAGGGCAGTATGGAAATACCCAGGATTGTGCCGGTCTTGGGTGTCATCGTCTGCCTCTGTCTCATATTTGCCAGATTGACTGCGGCTGGAGCGGATAAAAAAGCTCCCCTCATCGCCGGCTTCATCATCGCAGTAATCGCGGCTTTGTATTTTGTGTTGCGTCCCAAAGTGGTGGGAAACGCGGTTATTGAGGAGAAATAA
- a CDS encoding prepilin-type N-terminal cleavage/methylation domain-containing protein, translating into MNLTKYWSGGKAKRRRAFTLPEVVISVAISAIAIGGIIYGYIISARRAEWSGYSLAAHAAALQVLERTKAAKWDPSRDPVVDMLTTANFPEERVLMDIPITGTNMVYGINKINIYTISTSPHIKMIRVDCEWPFMNGRIYTNTVVTYRSPGV; encoded by the coding sequence ATGAATCTCACGAAATATTGGTCAGGTGGCAAAGCTAAGAGGCGCAGGGCATTTACCCTGCCTGAAGTGGTTATCTCTGTGGCTATTTCCGCCATCGCCATCGGAGGCATCATTTACGGATACATCATTTCTGCCAGGAGGGCGGAGTGGTCTGGTTATTCTTTGGCGGCCCATGCGGCTGCGCTTCAGGTTTTGGAGCGAACCAAGGCGGCCAAGTGGGATCCGAGCCGTGATCCGGTGGTCGATATGCTGACAACGGCCAATTTTCCAGAAGAACGTGTCTTGATGGATATCCCGATCACAGGAACCAACATGGTGTACGGTATCAATAAGATCAATATCTACACCATCAGCACCAGTCCCCACATCAAAATGATCCGAGTGGACTGCGAGTGGCCGTTCATGAACGGTCGCATCTACACCAACACTGTGGTGACCTACCGCTCGCCTGGAGTTTGA
- a CDS encoding prepilin-type N-terminal cleavage/methylation domain-containing protein, with the protein MKINISSSQRLSRTRLAFTMTELMVAMALFVIVSGGIIYSHINGLRFYEITRAKLGASESARISLGLLISEVRAAQKIQVGTGSSSSFTQATAGSAQRGNAIQIYRPDWHATTNSNSWVRYYRDSTTSALYRKPGPAAGLQLIAEYLTNQIVFASTDFTGTNVLTENDNSAVIDVKFQFYQLRYPQVRIGTNQFFEFFQISARVARRSVY; encoded by the coding sequence ATGAAAATAAACATTTCCAGCTCCCAACGGCTCAGTCGGACCAGGCTGGCGTTCACGATGACTGAGCTGATGGTCGCGATGGCCCTGTTTGTCATCGTTTCAGGCGGCATCATCTATTCCCATATCAACGGCCTGCGTTTTTATGAGATTACGCGGGCCAAACTTGGGGCAAGCGAGTCGGCGCGTATCAGTTTGGGATTGCTCATCTCGGAAGTCCGTGCGGCGCAAAAGATACAAGTGGGCACTGGCTCCAGCAGCAGTTTCACCCAGGCTACCGCAGGCAGCGCCCAGCGAGGCAACGCCATCCAAATCTACCGCCCGGACTGGCATGCGACAACGAATTCCAATTCGTGGGTGCGCTACTACCGTGACAGCACCACCTCTGCACTATATCGCAAGCCCGGACCTGCTGCGGGGCTTCAACTCATCGCAGAATACCTCACGAACCAGATAGTCTTTGCATCCACCGATTTTACCGGCACCAATGTGCTGACCGAGAACGATAACAGTGCCGTGATCGATGTGAAGTTCCAGTTCTATCAACTGCGGTATCCGCAAGTCAGAATCGGTACAAACCAGTTTTTCGAGTTTTTCCAGATCTCCGCGCGTGTCGCGCGGCGCTCCGTCTATTAA
- the lpxB gene encoding lipid-A-disaccharide synthase, with protein MSKRFMVVAGETSGDTLAAELVRAIRQQPQFSREPFPPTFFGAGGNKMAEAGVELSFDLTKHAVFGFFDVFKKYLEFQRLFNQLVKLAEDRLPDVFIGVDYSGFNRRLAHALKERARAQQGPFTNWRPKFVQFVSPQVWASRPGRAYQLEEDLDLLLSIVPFEKEWYAKKTPKLQVEYVGHPVVDRLKAFREKRRVMGPKTEKPVVLLLPGSRRKEVSRHLEVMLAAAAQIRTQVPAEFRIILPNENLVELARPMITDSSIKVQIGGLSEALCEATMAIASSGTVTTECAYMEVPTVVLYKLSTPEYWIGKQIVTVEYIALVNLIAGRGIFPEFIQQAATVENLTQASLHWLKSHELRQSIVTQLQPILETFGEGGAPCRAAALIADLKQSRFQS; from the coding sequence ATGAGCAAGCGTTTCATGGTGGTGGCTGGAGAAACCAGCGGCGACACGCTGGCGGCAGAACTTGTCCGTGCCATCCGCCAGCAACCTCAGTTCAGCCGCGAACCTTTTCCGCCCACATTCTTTGGCGCGGGTGGAAATAAAATGGCGGAAGCGGGTGTGGAACTGTCCTTTGATCTGACCAAGCACGCGGTGTTCGGATTCTTCGACGTTTTCAAAAAATATCTCGAATTTCAGCGGCTCTTCAACCAGCTCGTAAAACTGGCGGAAGACCGGCTGCCGGATGTTTTCATCGGCGTGGATTACTCCGGTTTTAACCGTCGGCTGGCTCATGCCTTGAAAGAACGCGCCCGCGCCCAACAAGGCCCGTTCACCAATTGGCGGCCGAAGTTCGTCCAGTTCGTCTCTCCGCAAGTCTGGGCTTCACGCCCCGGACGTGCTTATCAACTGGAAGAAGATCTCGATCTGTTGCTGAGCATCGTGCCGTTTGAAAAAGAGTGGTACGCCAAGAAGACCCCGAAACTTCAGGTGGAATATGTCGGGCATCCTGTGGTGGACCGGCTCAAGGCATTTCGTGAGAAACGGCGGGTCATGGGACCAAAGACAGAGAAACCCGTGGTGCTGCTTTTGCCTGGCAGCCGGCGCAAGGAAGTCTCACGACATCTCGAAGTGATGCTCGCTGCTGCGGCACAGATACGCACGCAAGTGCCCGCCGAATTCCGGATCATCCTGCCCAACGAAAACTTGGTGGAACTGGCGCGACCGATGATCACCGATTCCTCCATCAAGGTGCAAATCGGGGGATTGTCTGAAGCTTTGTGCGAAGCCACCATGGCGATCGCCTCTTCCGGCACGGTCACCACAGAGTGCGCCTACATGGAAGTACCGACCGTAGTCCTATACAAACTGTCCACTCCCGAATACTGGATCGGGAAACAGATCGTGACGGTGGAATATATCGCACTGGTAAACCTCATCGCCGGGAGGGGCATTTTTCCAGAGTTCATCCAGCAGGCAGCTACCGTAGAGAACCTCACGCAGGCATCACTGCACTGGTTGAAAAGTCATGAACTCAGACAAAGTATTGTCACCCAGTTGCAGCCGATCTTGGAAACTTTTGGGGAGGGCGGCGCCCCCTGTCGGGCCGCTGCGTTGATCGCAGACCTGAAACAAAGCCGTTTTCAATCCTGA
- a CDS encoding Gfo/Idh/MocA family oxidoreductase: MESGKSNQRVRVGVIGTGSLGKEHARLYAELATAGQCEFVGIYDSFADNAQRVADKLGVKIFPTIQGLAEAADAFSVVTPTITHHAIAKDLLSQGKHVLVEKPMTERADQAAELVHLSQQNKLILQVGHVERFNPVFDYLQKAATQPKFIEAHRLSPYPARSIDIGVVLDLMIHDLDVVLAFVNSRVVSVDAVGIPVLSTTEDIANVRLRFENGCVANLTASRISPERMRKIRVFSGGTTSSSYISLDYRAQQGFLYRLARSDEQESSLLKKLLSANDSTIVSEFAGKKIVREPVPIVKDEPLKLELQHFVSCVRERQQPRVSGESAKQALDLALEITEQITRQGAKIPAGS, encoded by the coding sequence ATGGAATCGGGCAAGTCAAATCAACGTGTGCGGGTCGGCGTCATCGGAACCGGCTCGCTGGGCAAAGAGCATGCGCGCCTCTATGCCGAGCTGGCAACGGCGGGGCAATGCGAGTTCGTAGGCATCTACGACTCTTTTGCCGATAATGCCCAACGTGTGGCCGACAAGCTGGGTGTCAAAATCTTCCCGACCATCCAGGGTCTCGCTGAAGCCGCCGACGCCTTTAGCGTAGTGACCCCCACCATCACCCACCATGCCATCGCCAAGGATTTGCTCTCCCAAGGCAAACATGTGCTGGTGGAAAAACCGATGACCGAGCGCGCCGATCAGGCCGCTGAACTGGTACATTTGTCCCAGCAAAATAAACTGATCCTCCAGGTGGGTCATGTAGAGCGGTTCAATCCGGTTTTCGATTATCTGCAAAAAGCCGCCACGCAACCCAAGTTCATCGAAGCACACCGGCTCTCCCCCTACCCTGCCCGCAGCATCGATATCGGTGTGGTATTGGATCTGATGATCCATGATCTCGATGTGGTTCTGGCGTTCGTCAATTCGCGCGTCGTGAGTGTGGATGCCGTAGGTATTCCCGTGCTAAGTACCACGGAAGACATCGCGAATGTTCGCCTACGCTTCGAAAATGGTTGCGTGGCGAATCTCACCGCCAGCCGTATCAGCCCGGAGCGCATGCGCAAGATCCGCGTGTTCAGCGGCGGCACGACGAGCAGCAGCTACATCTCGCTGGATTACCGCGCGCAACAAGGCTTCCTCTATCGATTGGCCCGTTCTGATGAACAGGAGTCATCTTTGCTCAAGAAATTGCTGAGCGCGAATGACTCCACGATCGTGAGCGAGTTCGCTGGCAAGAAGATCGTGCGTGAACCGGTGCCGATCGTGAAAGACGAACCGCTCAAACTGGAACTGCAGCATTTCGTATCTTGCGTTCGCGAACGCCAGCAGCCGCGTGTCAGCGGTGAATCCGCCAAACAGGCTCTCGACCTCGCCTTGGAGATCACCGAACAGATCACGCGCCAAGGCGCGAAGATTCCTGCGGGCTCATGA
- the plsY gene encoding glycerol-3-phosphate 1-O-acyltransferase PlsY, with amino-acid sequence MVYLVTAIVAYFLGSIPTGYLVAKAKGIDIRSVGSGNIGATNVFRILGKGPGIFVLSVDALKGFLAVGLVANLVWQFLGDQAAGGNDIRHHLKIVAGICAVLGHNYTCWLKFKGGKGIATSAGVLIGLVPYAFLVALATWLIVFFASKYVSLASILAAVVLPFATWQLHGRTSLIVITTVMSVLAIYKHRANIQRLRAGTENRIGGNKTKPPA; translated from the coding sequence ATGGTCTATCTGGTGACCGCTATCGTCGCGTACTTTTTGGGATCTATCCCCACGGGGTATCTTGTGGCGAAGGCCAAAGGCATCGATATCCGCTCTGTAGGCAGCGGTAATATCGGGGCCACGAATGTTTTTCGCATCTTGGGCAAGGGGCCGGGCATCTTCGTTCTTTCCGTGGATGCGCTGAAAGGCTTCTTGGCGGTGGGGTTAGTGGCAAATCTGGTGTGGCAATTCTTGGGCGATCAAGCGGCAGGTGGAAACGATATCCGCCATCATCTGAAAATCGTGGCCGGTATCTGCGCCGTCTTGGGGCATAACTACACCTGCTGGCTGAAGTTCAAAGGTGGAAAAGGGATCGCAACTTCGGCGGGCGTGTTGATTGGTTTGGTGCCATATGCGTTCCTCGTGGCGTTGGCCACATGGCTCATCGTTTTCTTTGCGAGCAAGTATGTTTCTCTGGCTTCGATCTTGGCGGCGGTTGTGCTGCCGTTTGCCACATGGCAATTACATGGACGGACTTCTTTGATCGTCATCACCACCGTGATGTCCGTGCTTGCCATCTATAAGCATCGCGCCAATATCCAGCGCTTGCGCGCCGGGACGGAAAATCGTATCGGTGGCAACAAGACCAAACCTCCGGCATGA
- a CDS encoding NAD(P)H-dependent glycerol-3-phosphate dehydrogenase, whose protein sequence is MKITVLGAGAWGTALARLLHQAEGADVTLWGHNPQHLQDLKTTRINTRYLPGVKLPTGLKLETDLAKAVKGSECLVVALPSKAFRTVTKRLADYSGLVVSVTKGIEYDTGLTMCGILEQTMPKGVHVTLSGPSIAHEVARNIPSAVVVASPDKKAAKKVQQLFHRPYFRVYSSNDMLGVELGGALKNVIAIAAGVCDGLGFGDNSKAALITRSIVEISRLGVACGAQAETFAGLSGLGDLTVTCFSKHSRNRTFGERLGKGEEISQILFTGVHVAEGYPTACSAHQLAQKKGIEAPLINEIYAMLYEGKNPGKAVEDLLSRDYKAED, encoded by the coding sequence ATGAAGATCACTGTTCTTGGAGCGGGTGCGTGGGGCACCGCCTTGGCCCGCCTGTTACATCAGGCGGAAGGTGCGGACGTGACCCTGTGGGGCCACAATCCCCAGCACTTGCAAGACCTCAAGACCACGCGCATCAATACGCGCTATCTGCCGGGCGTGAAATTGCCCACGGGTCTTAAGCTGGAAACCGATCTCGCTAAAGCGGTCAAAGGCAGCGAATGCCTCGTGGTCGCATTGCCATCCAAGGCATTTCGTACGGTGACGAAACGCTTGGCCGATTATTCCGGTCTGGTGGTCAGCGTCACCAAGGGCATCGAGTATGATACTGGTCTGACGATGTGCGGCATCTTGGAGCAGACGATGCCCAAAGGCGTGCATGTGACGCTTTCCGGTCCGTCCATCGCGCATGAAGTGGCGCGTAATATTCCATCAGCGGTAGTCGTCGCCAGCCCGGATAAGAAGGCTGCCAAAAAGGTGCAGCAGCTTTTCCATCGTCCTTACTTCCGCGTTTACAGCAGCAACGATATGCTCGGTGTGGAACTCGGCGGTGCGTTGAAGAATGTCATCGCGATCGCAGCGGGTGTGTGCGATGGCTTGGGCTTTGGTGATAACTCCAAGGCCGCGCTCATCACTCGCTCCATTGTGGAAATCAGCCGATTGGGTGTGGCCTGTGGTGCTCAAGCGGAGACATTCGCGGGTTTGAGCGGTTTGGGAGATTTGACGGTGACGTGCTTCTCGAAGCACAGCCGTAATCGCACTTTCGGTGAACGTCTGGGCAAAGGTGAAGAGATCTCCCAAATCCTCTTCACTGGTGTGCATGTGGCTGAAGGTTATCCCACGGCCTGTTCAGCGCATCAGCTTGCGCAGAAGAAGGGGATCGAGGCACCGCTCATCAATGAGATCTACGCCATGCTCTACGAGGGCAAGAACCCGGGTAAAGCCGTGGAAGACTTGCTCTCGCGTGATTACAAGGCGGAGGATTAA
- the thrH gene encoding bifunctional phosphoserine phosphatase/homoserine phosphotransferase ThrH: MKQQTIVTLDLEGVLVPEIWIAVAEKTKIPELRRTTRDEPDYDKLMRGRLEILDRHGLKLSDIQEVIGTLSPLAGGKEFLDELRSLTQVIILSDTFEEFAQPLMRQLGWPTILCHKLEVKEDRIVNYKLRQDNQKQKAVAALKILNYKIIAAGDSFNDTTMLGEAHVGFLFHSPEAIKKQFPQFRAVDEYSDLLGLMKAEL, translated from the coding sequence GTGAAACAACAGACGATTGTCACCTTGGATTTGGAAGGCGTTTTGGTGCCTGAGATTTGGATCGCCGTCGCCGAAAAGACGAAGATTCCCGAACTGCGCCGCACCACGCGTGATGAGCCGGATTATGACAAGCTCATGCGCGGTCGTCTGGAGATTCTCGACCGCCATGGCCTGAAACTCTCCGACATCCAAGAAGTCATCGGCACACTCAGCCCCTTGGCTGGCGGCAAGGAATTCCTCGATGAACTGCGTTCCTTGACGCAAGTGATCATCCTTTCGGACACCTTCGAAGAGTTCGCCCAACCGCTCATGCGCCAGCTCGGTTGGCCCACCATCCTTTGCCACAAGCTCGAGGTGAAGGAAGATCGCATCGTGAACTACAAGCTGCGTCAGGATAACCAGAAGCAGAAGGCTGTAGCTGCGCTGAAGATCCTAAATTACAAGATCATCGCCGCCGGGGACTCTTTCAATGATACGACGATGCTAGGTGAGGCGCATGTGGGCTTCCTCTTCCACTCACCCGAGGCTATCAAGAAGCAGTTCCCGCAGTTCCGCGCAGTGGATGAATATTCCGATCTGCTAGGTCTGATGAAGGCAGAGCTGTGA
- a CDS encoding long-chain fatty acid--CoA ligase: MSLHEEFIDMAGSSLSRTAIFWGDDKITYARLLAQVRALSQRLINEFGLKPGDRVAVWVKNCPEFPVAIFGSWHAGGVVVMVNNFLKPDEVAFILNDSGAKIVITDQSLTEHQAKVKTLVPDIRYIFVEQFTTTEDDSIEPVRRYKNELAALLYTSGTTGRPKGAMLTHGNFLANVKSCVQALEMTADDRIVVMLPQFHSFMFTVGSLLPLIGGASILLVKSLHPMKHVLEEIIRHRGTVLPAVPQIHRALASLPQGIELNLRLCVSGGAPLPMEVLHQFQQRFPKIKFLEGYGPTESSPVASVNPINGPQKPGSVGVAIPDVELSIRDESGNAQPHDVTGEICIKGPNVMQGYWKQPEESALVLRGGWLYTGDVGHRDADHFFYITDRKKDMLLVNGINVYPREIEEVIYKFPGIKETAVIGKPDARRGEQAVAFVALNEGVTLDEKALLAFIREKMADYKVPRKVIVVPALPRNATGKILKTELRKVEID; the protein is encoded by the coding sequence ATGAGTCTCCACGAGGAATTTATCGACATGGCCGGTTCATCGCTGTCCCGCACGGCGATTTTTTGGGGTGATGACAAGATTACTTATGCCCGCTTGCTCGCGCAGGTCCGCGCCCTGAGCCAGCGTTTGATCAATGAATTCGGTTTGAAACCTGGTGACCGCGTGGCCGTGTGGGTGAAGAATTGCCCGGAATTTCCCGTCGCCATCTTCGGCTCCTGGCATGCTGGCGGAGTGGTGGTGATGGTGAACAATTTCCTCAAGCCGGATGAAGTCGCCTTTATCCTTAATGATTCTGGGGCGAAGATCGTTATCACGGACCAGAGCCTTACCGAACATCAGGCCAAGGTGAAGACTCTCGTGCCTGATATCCGTTATATCTTCGTGGAGCAATTCACCACCACGGAAGACGACTCCATCGAACCCGTCCGCCGCTATAAGAACGAGCTGGCTGCCCTGCTCTACACCTCAGGCACCACAGGTCGTCCGAAAGGCGCGATGCTCACGCACGGCAATTTCCTCGCGAACGTGAAGAGTTGCGTTCAAGCACTGGAGATGACAGCGGATGACCGCATCGTGGTCATGCTCCCGCAGTTCCACAGCTTCATGTTCACCGTGGGCTCATTGCTGCCGCTCATCGGTGGCGCGAGCATTTTGCTCGTGAAATCGCTGCATCCGATGAAGCACGTGCTCGAAGAAATCATCCGCCATCGCGGCACAGTTCTTCCTGCCGTTCCGCAAATTCATCGTGCACTCGCTTCCCTGCCGCAAGGCATTGAATTGAATCTCCGCCTTTGCGTTAGCGGTGGCGCTCCGTTGCCGATGGAAGTCTTGCATCAATTCCAACAACGCTTCCCCAAGATCAAATTCCTCGAAGGCTACGGTCCCACGGAGAGCAGCCCGGTCGCCTCGGTGAATCCCATCAATGGACCGCAAAAGCCCGGTTCCGTTGGTGTCGCTATTCCCGATGTTGAACTTAGCATCCGCGATGAATCGGGCAATGCCCAACCACACGACGTGACCGGCGAGATATGCATCAAAGGCCCGAACGTGATGCAAGGCTACTGGAAGCAACCGGAGGAAAGCGCCCTCGTCTTGCGCGGCGGCTGGCTCTACACCGGCGATGTCGGCCATCGCGATGCGGACCATTTCTTCTATATCACCGATCGTAAGAAAGACATGTTGCTGGTGAACGGCATCAACGTCTATCCGCGCGAGATCGAGGAAGTCATCTATAAATTCCCCGGCATCAAGGAAACCGCCGTTATCGGCAAACCGGATGCGCGCCGTGGTGAACAAGCCGTTGCTTTCGTGGCATTGAACGAAGGTGTGACGCTGGATGAAAAAGCCCTGCTCGCCTTCATCCGCGAGAAGATGGCCGACTACAAAGTTCCGCGCAAAGTCATCGTCGTGCCTGCCCTGCCGCGCAATGCGACAGGTAAGATTCTTAAGACGGAGTTGCGCAAAGTGGAGATCGATTGA
- a CDS encoding SprT family zinc-dependent metalloprotease: protein MTVSDEIVLSSESGEIPLKIHHNRKARRYLLRIRPDGSLRVTIPRYGNREEAMRFVARQNEWIIQHRAKVLARKQIAQPVMHGSLIRFRGEKIPLQVHTHDSIHTLHFCDQMISSNVAKDDWRPLIELHLRTLAEEEFPKLVQTLARQHGSEVKHVSIRDQKSRWGSCSARKTISLNWRLIQAPLFVLEYVIVHELMHLREMNHSARFWQHVASAFPRHKEAEQWLKDFGKELR from the coding sequence GTGACAGTCAGTGATGAGATAGTTCTGTCGAGTGAATCAGGTGAGATACCGCTGAAAATCCACCACAACCGCAAAGCTCGCCGTTACCTCCTGCGCATCCGCCCGGACGGCAGCTTGCGCGTGACCATCCCGCGTTATGGCAATCGTGAAGAAGCCATGCGCTTTGTCGCCCGTCAAAATGAGTGGATCATCCAGCATCGCGCCAAGGTTTTAGCCCGCAAACAAATCGCGCAACCTGTCATGCACGGTTCGCTCATCCGGTTTCGCGGAGAGAAAATCCCACTGCAAGTTCATACTCACGATTCCATCCACACTCTACATTTCTGTGATCAGATGATCAGCAGCAACGTCGCCAAAGACGACTGGCGACCGCTCATTGAACTGCACTTGCGAACGCTTGCGGAAGAAGAATTTCCCAAACTAGTCCAAACCTTGGCCAGACAACATGGATCGGAAGTAAAACACGTTTCGATCCGCGATCAGAAATCCCGCTGGGGTTCTTGCTCTGCGCGCAAGACCATCTCGCTGAACTGGCGACTCATTCAAGCACCTCTCTTCGTGTTGGAATACGTCATCGTGCATGAGCTTATGCACTTGCGGGAGATGAACCATTCCGCCCGTTTCTGGCAGCACGTCGCCAGCGCTTTTCCTCGACATAAAGAAGCGGAACAATGGTTGAAAGATTTCGGCAAAGAATTGCGCTGA
- a CDS encoding type II toxin-antitoxin system VapC family toxin yields MTDPFVVDSSIAIGWVHPDQSTDLSVRLLVDVKQGAKLHVPSLWFIEMANVLAVLVRRKKLTEADCSTALARLERLNLQVDHESTVIAFTRLYTLAEQHGLTVYDAVYLELAIRKSLPLATKDAQLQFAARKCGIKVL; encoded by the coding sequence GTGACAGATCCATTCGTAGTCGATAGCTCCATCGCTATTGGCTGGGTCCATCCCGATCAATCAACGGATTTGTCCGTCCGCTTGCTAGTCGATGTCAAGCAGGGCGCGAAACTTCATGTCCCCTCCCTATGGTTCATAGAAATGGCCAATGTGCTAGCCGTGCTGGTTCGCCGTAAAAAACTGACTGAAGCCGATTGCTCCACCGCATTAGCTCGACTGGAACGCTTGAACTTACAAGTTGACCACGAATCAACCGTAATCGCTTTTACACGTTTGTACACCTTGGCAGAACAGCATGGATTGACCGTCTATGATGCAGTTTATCTCGAATTAGCCATCCGCAAATCACTGCCACTGGCCACTAAGGATGCCCAATTGCAATTCGCCGCCAGAAAATGCGGTATCAAAGTGCTGTGA
- a CDS encoding type II toxin-antitoxin system prevent-host-death family antitoxin, whose product MATITAFDAKTRFGELLDRVATGEEIVITRHDKPVARIVPENRNSLADVQDAVNGLNELRQQIAARKRSGRKLTDQDVRSALEEGRK is encoded by the coding sequence ATGGCAACTATAACTGCATTTGACGCCAAGACGCGCTTTGGCGAATTGCTGGACCGCGTTGCGACCGGCGAAGAGATTGTCATCACCCGGCACGACAAACCGGTTGCACGAATTGTGCCTGAAAACCGCAACAGCCTCGCTGACGTACAGGACGCTGTAAATGGCCTCAATGAATTAAGGCAGCAAATCGCCGCCCGCAAGCGAAGCGGCCGCAAGCTGACCGATCAAGATGTCCGTTCTGCGTTGGAGGAAGGAAGGAAGTGA